From the Lolium rigidum isolate FL_2022 chromosome 2, APGP_CSIRO_Lrig_0.1, whole genome shotgun sequence genome, one window contains:
- the LOC124692104 gene encoding U-box domain-containing protein 4-like, protein MDAPASASSPVEFLLRRPTPRRRRLPLAGAFFAPSGLSGAPLLSALSSLAAGLLDAPRPPSQPRNLAALSRRLALLDALLSSLLLHHDTGAAPPPRFSDAADLCFRELYVVLFRAELLVSYVASAGRAWALLRGPHLAASFRDLDAELAVVLDVLPAASLRLSPDATGHLNLLRAHCRRRAPAQYHDPDEAALRDRLLAALHHFELGHPPDPTLLKSLLSSIGISDAASCQAEIEYLDEQILSQEEDTDLLLVGGVLALLRYSLFSLFDPANARAARYWPSAGNVQRLPSWGGSGCDDTSFSVPKEFSCPISLDLMRDPVVVSTGQTYDRPSIIQWIGEGHSTCPNSGQVLADNRLVPNRALRSLISQWCGVYCFQYDSPESNEGMAECVATACSSKAAVEANKATARILVRMLVESSDSAKAVAAKEIRLLAKAGKQNRAFIAELGAIPLLCRLLPSTDQMAQENAVTALLNLSIYEPNKTRIMEQEGCLRLIVNVLQNGWTTEAKENAAATLFSLSVVHDYKKMITNEPGALEKLASMLKKGTPRGRKDAVMALFNLSTHPESSSRMLESSAVVALIEALRNDTVSEEAAGALALLMKQPSVVHLVGSSETVITSLVGLMRRGTPKGKENAVSALYEICRRGGTTLVRRVAKLPGLNTVIQNITLTGTKRAKKKASLIVKMCQRSQMPSAMSLGTNLRVVDHSLVGNSSLRRAASFGSGELSNPVSISVPVP, encoded by the coding sequence ATGGACGCGCCGGCGTCGGCCTCGTCGCCGGTCGAGTTCCTGCTGCGCCGCCCCACGCCGCGCCGGAGGCGCCTCCCGCTCGCCGGCGCCTTCTTCGCGCCCAGCGGCCTCTCGGGCGCGCCGCTGCTCAGCGCGCTCTCCTCCCTCGCCGCGGGCCTGCTCGACGCGCCGCGCCCACCCTCGCAGCCGCGGAACCTCGCCGCCCTCTCCCGCCGCCTGGCGCTCCTCGACGCGCTCCTCTCCTCGCTGCTCCTCCACCACGACaccggcgcggcgccgccgccgcgcttctCCGACGCGGCCGACCTCTGCTTCCGCGAGCTCTACGTCGTGCTCTTCCGCGCCGAGCTGCTCGTCTCCTACGTCGCCTCCGCCGGCCGCGCCTGGGCGCTGCTCCGGGGCCCGCACCTCGCCGCCTCCTTCCGGGACCTCGACGCCGAGCTGGCCGTCGTGCTCGACGTGCTCCCCGCGGCCTCCCTCCGCCTCTCCCCCGACGCCACGGGCCATCTGAACCTCCTCCGCGCCCACTGCCGCCGGCGCGCGCCGGCGCAGTACCACGACCCGGACGAGGCCGCACTCCGCGACCGCCTACTCGCCGCGCTGCACCACTTCGAGCTCGGCCACCCGCCCGACCCCACCCTGCTCAAATCCCTCCTCTCCAGCATCGGAATCTCCGACGCCGCCTCCTGCCAGGCCGAGATCGAGTACCTCGACGAGCAAATCCTCAGCCAGGAGGAGGACACCGACCTGCTCCTCGTCGGCGGCGTCCTCGCCCTGCTCCGCTACAGCCTCTTCTCCCTCTTCGACCCCGCCAACGCCAGGGCCGCCCGCTACTGGCCGTCGGCCGGCAACGTGCAGCGCCTCCCGTCCTGGGGCGGCAGCGGCTGCGACGACACCTCCTTCTCGGTGCCCAAGGAGTTCTCCTGCCCGATCTCCCTCGACCTCATGCGCGACCCCGTGGTGGTCTCCACCGGCCAGACCTACGACCGCCCCTCCATCATCCAGTGGATCGGGGAGGGCCACTCCACCTGCCCCAACTCGGGCCAGGTGCTGGCGGACAACCGCCTGGTGCCCAACCGCGCGCTCCGCAGCTTGATCTCGCAGTGGTGCGGAGTCTACTGCTTCCAGTACGACTCGCCggagagcaacgaggggatggccGAATGCGTCGCCACCGCCTGCAGCAGCAAGGCGGCCGTCGAGGCCAACAAGGCCACCGCCAGGATTCTGGTCAGGATGCTGGTGGAGAGTTCCGACAGCGCAAAGGCCGTCGCCGCCAAGGAGATCAGGCTGCTGGCCAAGGCCGGGAAGCAGAACCGGGCATTCATCGCCGAGCTCGGCGCGATCCCGTTGCTATGCAGGCTTCTCCCGTCGACGGATCAGATGGCGCAGGAGAACGCGGTGACCGCGCTGCTCAACCTGTCCATCTACGAGCCGAACAAGACACGGATCATGGAGCAGGAGGGTTGCTTGCGGCTTATCGTCAACGTGTTGCAGAATGGGTGGACTACGGAGGCCAAGGAGAATGCAGCAGCAACTCTGTTTAGCCTCTCTGTTGTCCATGATTACAAGAAGATGATCACCAACGAGCCAGGGGCTCTGGAGAAGCTGGCTTCTATGCTGAAAAAGGGGACGCCGAGGGGGAGGAAAGATGCGGTGATGGCGCTATTCAACCTCTCGACGCATCCAGAGAGCTCAAGCCGGATGCTTGAGTCGAGCGCGGTTGTAGCCTTGATCGAAGCCCTGAGGAACGACACCGTGTCGGAGGAAGCCGCCGGTGCTCTGGCTCTGCTGATGAAGCAACCTTCCGTCGTGCATCTTGTTGGGAGCTCCGAAACCGTGATCACCAGCCTCGTCGGATTAATGAGGCGGGGAACTCCAAAGGGCAAGGAGAACGCTGTGTCAGCTCTATACGAGATCTGTCGCCGTGGAGGCACAACCTTGGTGCGGAGAGTAGCAAAGCTCCCAGGGCTGAACACGGTAATACAGAACATCACGCTGACCGGAACGAAGCGCGCCAAGAAGAAAGCGAGCTTGATCGTCAAGATGTGCCAGAGGAGCCAAATGCCGTCAGCAATGTCCCTAGGGACTAACTTAAGAGTGGTCGATCATTCGTTGGTAGGGAACAGCTCGCTGAGGCGCGCCGCGAGCTTTGGCAGCGGAGAGCTGTCAAACCCTGTTTCAATATCAGTGCCCGTGCCGTAG
- the LOC124686935 gene encoding G-type lectin S-receptor-like serine/threonine-protein kinase SD2-5: MRWAGSMFLLLFTLSIPFSQAWSIDYPSPIANLPSLWTNNNATVPYNATYASGSMIRAILFRQNPVGYGPSFACGFICTAPCETFLFAVFSVSIGDTSAAAINASAPPRVVWAANRYHPVRENASVQITRDGNLVLRDFDGSPVWSTNTSGSPVVGMNLAQTGNLILFDAVGKTVWESFEHPTDTLLIGQSLRQGQRLTSVSTNWTQGQFYLTVLDHGLYSFVNGDPPEFYYQKRFNATDAMVQSKMNISSGEVKNGTAYISFLKGSLSAFGGLNNTDIKLFDIPLPWPSSAQLISLEDDGHLRVYGWGGISWESLADVLDVYPDGCAYPTVCGEYGICSQGQCSCPTGNSGDAPFRQLDVRHPDMGCSLAIPLSCDFIQHQQLLPLTGVTYFNFGNSWATHEESCKEACLKACTCKAVFFRYQNDSYGSCYLMPKIFSLISYKPGTIGYNLSAYIKVQMLPPPAPSNDLHLTAYHVGVPVLVAIIALLILVIKRAISKRMQEDDPFKGIPGMPTRFTYKQLKKATNNFSKKLGQGGFGPVYEGKLGNVKIAVKCLRDLGNGKEEFMAEVITIGSIHHINLVRLIGYCSDKLHRLLVYEHMSNGSLDKWIFKKNQSDSLSWASRYKIILDVAKGLAYLHEECRQKIVHLDIKPGNILLDEKFNAKISDFGLAKLIDRDQSHVMTKVRGTRGYLAPEWLTSTITEKADIYSFGVVLLEIVSRRKILDSNQPEGGTNLINLLQEKMKVGQVLDIVENHNEDVQLHGAEMIEVIKLAVWCLQREVSKRPAMSQVVKVLEGAMDTESTASFETTSRDEIFDASSPLSPVPVSAR; this comes from the coding sequence ATGCGTTGGGCAGGAAGcatgttcctcctcctcttcaccctATCCATTCCCTTCTCCCAAGCTTGGTCCATTGATTACCCCAGCCCCATTGCCAACCTTCCTTCTCTCTGGACCAACAACAATGCCACTGTCCCCTACAACGCGACCTACGCCTCCGGTTCGATGATcagagccattcttttcaggcaaAACCCGGTTGGGTATGGTCCATCCTTTGCCTGCGGCTTCATTTGCACCGCTCCCTGCGAGACTTTCCTCTTCGCCGTCTTCTCTGTATCCATTGGTGATACCAGCGCCGCAGCCATCAATGCCTCAGCACCACCAAGGGTCGTGTGGGCAGCCAACAGGTACCATCCGGTGAGGGAGAATGCATCAGTCCAGATCACCAGGGACGGCAATCTTGTACTCCGAGACTTTGATGGCTCACCGGTCTGGTCCACAAACACATCAGGCAGCCCCGTCGTCGGTATGAATCTTGCTCAGACTGGCAACCTGATTCTCTTCGATGCGGTGGGGAAGACGGTGTGGGAATCGTTCGAGCACCCTACCGACACGCTCCTTATTGGGCAGTCGCTGAGGCAAGGGCAGAGGCTTACTTCAGTTTCCACAAATTGGACTCAAGGTCAGTTCTACCTCACCGTGCTTGATCATGGCCTGTATTCTTTCGTCAATGGAGATCCTCCAGAGTTCTACTATCAGAAAAGGTTCAATGCTACTGATGCAATGGTTCAAtcaaagatgaacatatcctctgGTGAAGTGAAGAATGGCACAGCTTATATTTCCTTCTTGAAAGGTAGCCTCTCAGCATTTGGCGGCTTAAACAACACGGACATCAAGTTGTTCGATATACCATTGCCGTGGCCATCTTCAGCACAGCTCATAAGCCTCGAGGATGATGGGCATCTAAGGGTTTATGGTTGGGGTGGCATCTCATGGGAGTCTCTGGCTGATGTTCTGGATGTTTACCCTGATGGATGTGCATATCCTACAGTATGTGGAGAGTATGGAATTTGTTCACAAGGACAGTGTAGTTGCCCAACTGGAAATTCAGGAGATGCACCTTTTCGTCAGCTGGATGTTCGGCACCCTGATATGGGCTGTTCACTAGCCATTCCTCTCTCTTGTGACTTTATACAGCATCAACAGCTTCTGCCTCTCACGGGCGTCACATACTTCAATTTTGGAAATAGCTGGGCTACTCATGAAGAAAGTTGCAAGGAGGCATGCTTGAAGGCCTGTACATGCAAAGCAGTATTTTTCCGGTATCAAAATGATTCATATGGTTCTTGCTATCTGATGCCAAAGATTTTTTCACTTATTAGTTACAAGCCTGGAACTATTGGATATAACTTGTCTGCATATATCAAAGTGCAGATGCTACCTCCACCAGCACCGAGTAACGACTTGCATTTAACTGCTTACCATGTTGGTGTTCCTGTTCTAGTAGCAATTATCGCCCTGCTGATTCTCGTCATTAAGAGGGCAATATCAAAGCGGATGCAAGAAGACGATCCATTTAAAGGAATCCCTGGGATGCCAACACGGTTCACCTATAAACAGCTGAAGAAAGCAACCAATAACTTCAGCAAAAAGCTTGGGCAAGGAGGATTTGGACCAGTGTATGAAGGAAAACTTGGAAACGTCAAAATTGCTGTCAAATGCCTGCGTGACCTTGGGAATGGGAAGGAAGAGTTCATGGCCGAAGTCATCACAATTGGCAGCATTCATCATATCAATCTTGTTAGATTGATAGGTTATTGCTCTGATAAATTACACAGGCTCCTTGTTTACGAGCATATGAGCAATGGGTCTCTGgacaaatggatcttcaagaaaaACCAAAGTGATTCCCTCAGTTGGGCATCTCGATACAAAATTATCCTTGACGTTGCAAAGGGATTGGCCTATCTTCATGAAGAATGTCGACAGAAGATTGTTCACCTTGATATAAAGCCTGGAAatatcctccttgatgaaaaattTAATGCAAAGATCTCTGATTTTGGCTTAGCAAAGCTTATCGATAGAGATCAAAGCCATGTGATGACCAAAGTAAGAGGAACAAGAGGCTACTTGGCACCAGAGTGGTTGACATCAACAATTACTGAGAAGGCTGACATATACAGCTTTGGCGTTGTGCTGCTGGAAATTGTAAGCCGAAGGAAAATCCTGGACAGTAACCAGCCTGAAGGAGGCACCAATCTGATTAACCTACTGCAAGAGAAAATGAAGGTTGGGCAAGTCCTGGATATAGTGGAAAATCATAATGAAGATGTCCAATTGCATGGAGCAGAAATGATTGAAGTAATCAAGCTTGCAGTCTGGTGCTTGCAGCGTGAGGTCAGCAAACGACCAGCAATGTCacaggtcgtgaaggtgttggaaggTGCCATGGATACAGAAAGCACCGCAAGCTTTGAGACAACTAGCAGAGATGAGATATTTGACGCTTCATCCCCTCTCTCCCCCGTGCCAGTATCAGCAAGATGA